From Nocardioides daedukensis, the proteins below share one genomic window:
- a CDS encoding glutamine synthetase family protein: MGKQEDFVLRALEERDVRFVRLWFTDVLGFLKSVAVAPAELEGAFTEGIGFDGSAIEGFARVYEADMLAKPDPSTFQILPWRGDGPSTARMFCDIVMPDGSPSYADPRFVLKRTLGAAADKGFTFYTHPEIEFYLFKDTPEAGSDPVPVDRSGYFDHTAQSHGSDFRREAITMLEAMGISVEFSHHEGGPGQQEIDLRYADALSTADNIMTFRTVVREVALSQGIWATFMPKPFTTHPGSGMHTHVSLFEGDRNAFFEAGSEYQLSRTGRQFIAGILTHAAEITCVTNQWVNSYKRLIGGGEAPSYICWGHNNRSAMVRVPMYKPNKGQSTRIELRTIDAACNPYLAFAVILAAGMKGIEEEYELPRETEDDVWSLTERERKMLGIQPLPKTLYESIQVAENSELLAETLGEHVYDYFLRNKRAEWESYRGQVSAWERDQMLPVI; encoded by the coding sequence ATGGGTAAGCAGGAAGACTTCGTGCTGCGCGCACTCGAAGAACGCGACGTCCGCTTCGTTCGCCTCTGGTTCACCGACGTGCTCGGTTTCCTGAAGTCGGTGGCGGTCGCGCCGGCCGAGCTCGAGGGGGCCTTCACCGAGGGGATCGGCTTCGACGGTTCCGCGATCGAGGGGTTCGCCCGGGTCTACGAGGCCGACATGCTGGCCAAGCCGGACCCGTCCACCTTCCAGATCCTGCCGTGGCGCGGCGACGGCCCGTCGACGGCCCGGATGTTCTGCGACATCGTGATGCCCGACGGCAGCCCCTCCTATGCCGACCCCCGCTTCGTGCTCAAGCGGACCCTGGGCGCGGCAGCCGACAAGGGCTTCACCTTCTACACGCACCCCGAGATCGAGTTCTACCTCTTCAAGGACACGCCCGAGGCCGGCTCCGACCCGGTGCCCGTGGACCGCAGCGGCTACTTCGACCACACCGCCCAGTCGCACGGCTCCGACTTCCGCCGCGAGGCGATCACGATGCTCGAGGCGATGGGCATCTCGGTCGAGTTCAGCCACCACGAGGGCGGCCCCGGCCAGCAGGAGATCGACCTGCGCTACGCCGACGCACTGAGCACGGCGGACAACATCATGACCTTCCGCACCGTGGTGCGCGAGGTGGCCCTGAGCCAGGGTATCTGGGCGACCTTCATGCCCAAGCCCTTCACCACCCACCCCGGCTCCGGGATGCACACCCACGTGTCCCTCTTCGAGGGCGACCGCAACGCCTTCTTCGAAGCCGGCTCCGAATATCAGCTCAGCCGCACCGGTCGCCAGTTCATCGCCGGCATCCTCACCCACGCGGCCGAGATCACCTGCGTGACCAACCAGTGGGTCAACTCCTACAAGCGGCTGATCGGCGGCGGCGAGGCCCCGTCATACATCTGCTGGGGCCACAACAACCGCTCCGCTATGGTGCGGGTCCCGATGTACAAGCCGAACAAGGGCCAGTCCACCCGGATCGAGCTGCGCACGATCGACGCCGCCTGCAACCCCTACCTGGCGTTCGCGGTCATCCTCGCGGCCGGGATGAAGGGCATCGAGGAGGAGTACGAGCTCCCGCGCGAGACCGAGGACGACGTCTGGTCGCTCACCGAGCGCGAGCGCAAGATGCTCGGCATCCAGCCGCTGCCCAAGACGCTCTATGAGTCGATTCAGGTTGCGGAGAACTCCGAGCTGCTGGCCGAGACCCTGGGCGAGCACGTCTACGACTACTTCCTGCGCAACAAGCGTGCGGAGTGGGAGTCCTATCGCGGACAGGTCTCCGCATGGGAGCGCGACCAGATGCTGCCGGTGATCTGA
- a CDS encoding RNB domain-containing ribonuclease, translating into MASRVIRVRSVADGVAAESLRAGIVAIWEELGVTPEFPKDVEEAAAKAAGSPRLPELDRTDIPFVTIDPEGAMDLDQAMHIERNGDGYRVLYAIADLAAFITPGDPVDLEANRRGETLYGADSKIPLHPKVISEDAGSLLPDQVRPALLWTIEVDAEGEGTEVTVERALVKSRAKLTYVDVQAQLDDGSADEVFGLLKEVGELRLAREAARGGISLPLPEQEIVIEEDTWRLEFRQQLPVEQWNAQISLLTGMAAASLMVHARVGLLRTLPPADPRDVRRLHREAKALGIDWPAELEYPDFIRSLDPALPTHAAMVVACTRLLRGSGYVGFNDELPAQPNHSAIASEYAHVTAPLRRLVDRYAGEVCVALCADEDVPGWVLEKLEVVPETMSETSRKANAYENAVVNLLEAAVLAPRVGEKFEAVVIEVDEKDERRGDITIAEPAIEARVTSERPLPLGEKVRVTLAEADVATRKIAFTL; encoded by the coding sequence ATGGCCAGCAGAGTGATCAGAGTCAGGTCCGTTGCCGACGGTGTCGCCGCCGAGAGCCTGCGCGCGGGCATTGTCGCGATCTGGGAGGAGCTCGGCGTGACGCCGGAGTTCCCCAAGGACGTCGAGGAGGCTGCCGCAAAGGCAGCCGGGTCTCCTAGGTTGCCGGAGCTCGACCGCACCGACATTCCGTTCGTCACCATCGATCCCGAGGGTGCGATGGACCTCGACCAGGCGATGCACATCGAGCGCAACGGTGACGGCTACCGGGTCCTCTATGCGATCGCCGACCTGGCCGCCTTCATCACCCCCGGCGACCCGGTCGACCTTGAGGCGAACCGCCGCGGCGAGACGCTCTACGGCGCCGACTCGAAGATCCCGCTGCACCCGAAGGTGATCTCGGAGGACGCGGGATCGCTCCTGCCCGACCAGGTCCGACCTGCGCTGCTGTGGACCATCGAGGTGGACGCCGAGGGCGAGGGCACCGAAGTCACCGTCGAACGGGCGCTGGTCAAGTCCCGCGCCAAGCTGACCTATGTCGACGTACAGGCGCAGCTCGACGACGGCTCGGCCGACGAGGTCTTCGGTCTGCTCAAGGAGGTCGGCGAGCTCCGGCTCGCCCGCGAGGCCGCCCGCGGCGGCATCTCGCTGCCGTTGCCGGAGCAGGAGATCGTGATCGAGGAGGACACCTGGCGCCTCGAGTTCCGCCAGCAGCTGCCCGTCGAGCAGTGGAACGCGCAGATCTCGCTGCTCACCGGGATGGCCGCCGCCTCGCTGATGGTGCACGCCCGGGTGGGACTGCTCCGCACCCTCCCGCCGGCCGACCCCCGCGACGTACGCCGCCTGCACCGTGAGGCGAAGGCCCTGGGCATCGACTGGCCGGCCGAGCTGGAATACCCCGACTTCATCCGCTCGCTCGACCCGGCGCTGCCCACCCACGCAGCGATGGTGGTCGCCTGCACCCGGCTCCTGCGCGGAAGTGGCTACGTCGGCTTCAACGACGAGCTTCCCGCGCAGCCCAACCACTCCGCGATCGCGTCCGAATATGCCCACGTCACCGCGCCCCTGCGGCGGCTGGTCGACCGCTATGCCGGCGAGGTCTGCGTGGCGCTGTGCGCCGATGAGGACGTGCCCGGTTGGGTGCTCGAGAAGCTCGAGGTCGTCCCGGAGACGATGAGCGAGACCTCGCGCAAGGCGAACGCCTACGAGAACGCGGTGGTCAACCTGCTCGAGGCCGCCGTCCTGGCGCCGCGGGTGGGGGAGAAGTTCGAGGCCGTGGTGATCGAGGTCGACGAGAAGGACGAGCGCCGCGGTGACATCACCATCGCCGAGCCGGCCATCGAGGCCCGCGTGACGTCGGAGCGTCCACTGCCGCTGGGTGAGAAGGTCCGGGTCACGCTCGCGGAGGCGGATGTCGCGACCCGGAAGATCGCCTTCACCCTCTGA
- a CDS encoding tetratricopeptide repeat protein — MTNDDFVMSPIVFPGQKDHPSDAYRIAYELLEKRAPVQALEVLDPALEAEPRAISLLSLRAWAYFLRVQLAKAEEDLRVIVEEDPSDVWARHTLGRALERQSRLADALPHLRLASAMSGDPEHETAVLRVERRLAETGATSYDDLT; from the coding sequence ATGACCAACGACGACTTCGTGATGTCGCCGATCGTGTTTCCCGGCCAGAAGGATCACCCGTCCGACGCCTACCGGATCGCCTACGAGCTGCTCGAGAAGCGCGCCCCGGTGCAGGCACTGGAGGTGCTCGACCCCGCGCTCGAGGCCGAGCCGCGCGCCATCTCACTGCTCTCGCTGCGGGCCTGGGCCTACTTCCTGCGGGTTCAGCTCGCCAAGGCCGAGGAGGACCTGCGCGTGATCGTCGAGGAGGACCCCTCCGACGTGTGGGCCCGGCACACCCTGGGCCGCGCCCTGGAGCGCCAGTCCCGCCTCGCCGACGCCCTCCCGCACCTGCGGTTGGCCTCGGCGATGTCCGGTGACCCCGAGCACGAGACTGCCGTGCTGCGGGTCGAGCGACGTCTGGCCGAGACCGGCGCGACGTCGTACGACGACCTCACCTGA
- the map gene encoding type I methionyl aminopeptidase, producing MSAVVPGVISPRRPVPASIVRPEYVDKTAPSPFTGNEVKDAETIEKMRIACRLGAQAREEVGRHVVPGVTTDELDRIGHEFLCDHGAYPSTLGYRGFPKSLCSSINEVVCHGIPDSTVVQDGDIVNIDITAYINGVHGDTNATFFAGEPDEETRLLVERTRTALERGIKAVKPGRRINIIGRVIEAYAARFGYGVVREFTGHGIGTHFHSGLVVPHYDDPNYDDEIRPGMTFTIEPMLNLGTHEWDMWEDNWTVVTKDRRRSAQFEHTLLVTNDGAEVLTNP from the coding sequence ATGTCCGCAGTAGTCCCCGGAGTGATTTCTCCGCGCCGCCCCGTCCCCGCGTCGATCGTCCGCCCGGAGTACGTCGACAAGACCGCGCCGTCGCCGTTCACCGGCAACGAGGTCAAGGACGCCGAGACGATCGAGAAGATGCGGATCGCGTGCCGGCTCGGGGCCCAGGCGCGTGAGGAGGTCGGCCGCCACGTCGTACCCGGCGTCACCACCGACGAGCTCGACCGGATCGGGCACGAGTTCCTCTGCGACCACGGCGCCTATCCGTCCACCCTGGGCTATCGCGGGTTCCCCAAGTCACTGTGCTCGAGCATCAACGAGGTCGTCTGCCACGGGATCCCGGACAGCACGGTGGTGCAGGACGGCGACATCGTGAACATCGACATCACGGCGTACATCAACGGCGTGCACGGCGACACCAACGCCACCTTCTTCGCCGGCGAGCCCGACGAGGAGACCCGCCTGCTCGTCGAGCGCACCCGGACGGCGCTCGAGCGCGGCATCAAGGCGGTCAAGCCGGGCCGGCGGATCAACATCATCGGTCGGGTGATCGAGGCGTACGCCGCCCGCTTCGGCTACGGCGTCGTGCGCGAGTTCACCGGACACGGCATCGGCACGCACTTCCACTCCGGTCTGGTGGTGCCGCACTACGACGACCCGAACTATGACGACGAGATCCGTCCGGGGATGACCTTCACCATCGAGCCGATGCTCAACCTGGGCACGCACGAGTGGGACATGTGGGAGGACAACTGGACCGTGGTCACCAAGGACCGTCGGCGCAGCGCGCAGTTCGAGCACACGCTGCTGGTGACCAACGATGGTGCTGAGGTGCTGACCAACCCCTGA
- a CDS encoding NAD(+) synthase, which translates to MTVDFYSAYAHGFARVAACTIPIALADPRANAATVLAEARACHDEGVAVAVFPELCLTGYSVDDLFLQDVLLETVQEALGEIVEASLDLLPVLVVGAPVVHGTRVLNCAVVIHRGSILGVSPKSYLPTYREFYERRWFAPGDDRRDQWITLGGEEVPFGPDLIFSALDIPGLDLHVEVCEDMWVPIPPSAEAALAGATVLANLSGSPITVARAEDRRMLVRSASARCAAAYLYAAAGEGESTTDLSWDGQTMIYELGDLLAETERFPAGARHSIVDIDLDRISQERLRQGTFDDNRRTHDARASDFRAVEFVLEAPSGDIGLRRHLDRFPFVPDDPERLAQDCYEAYNIQVSGLEQRLRAIGGDSWQPKVVIGLSGGLDSTHALIVAAKAMDRLGRPRSDIQGITMPGFATGEKTKSYATRLANSLGISFEEIDIRPAATQMLADLDHPFAEGEKVYDVTFENVQAGLRTDYLFRLANHRGGIVLGTGDLSELALGWCTYGVGDQMSHYNVNPGVPKTLVQHLIRWVIESDQFGADDASGETNAVLREILEQEITPELIPTEEGEKPQATEDSVGPYSLQDFTLYHVIRRGFRPSKIAFLAWHAWRDTEVGEWPPGFPEARRTSYELAEVRQWLEVFIKRFFASQFKRSALPNGPKVSPGGTMSPRGDWRMPSDAAPTAWLAELENVPRE; encoded by the coding sequence ATGACTGTGGACTTCTACTCGGCCTATGCCCATGGCTTCGCCCGCGTCGCCGCCTGCACCATCCCGATCGCCCTTGCCGACCCGCGGGCCAACGCCGCGACGGTCCTGGCAGAGGCCCGCGCCTGCCACGACGAGGGTGTGGCGGTCGCCGTCTTCCCCGAGCTGTGCCTGACCGGCTACTCGGTCGACGACCTGTTCCTGCAGGACGTCCTGCTCGAGACGGTGCAGGAAGCGCTCGGCGAGATCGTCGAGGCCAGCCTCGACCTGCTGCCGGTCCTGGTGGTCGGAGCGCCCGTCGTACACGGCACCCGGGTGCTCAACTGTGCAGTGGTGATCCACCGCGGGAGCATCCTCGGCGTCAGCCCGAAGTCCTACCTGCCGACCTATCGCGAGTTCTACGAGCGCCGCTGGTTCGCCCCCGGAGACGACCGACGCGACCAGTGGATCACCCTCGGCGGCGAAGAGGTTCCGTTCGGCCCCGACCTGATCTTCAGCGCCCTGGACATCCCCGGCCTCGACCTGCACGTCGAGGTCTGCGAGGACATGTGGGTGCCGATCCCGCCGAGTGCCGAGGCCGCCCTGGCCGGCGCGACCGTGCTGGCCAACCTCTCCGGCTCGCCGATCACCGTCGCCCGCGCGGAGGACCGGCGGATGCTGGTCCGCTCGGCCAGCGCCCGGTGCGCCGCGGCCTATCTCTATGCCGCCGCGGGGGAGGGGGAGTCGACCACCGACCTGAGCTGGGACGGCCAGACGATGATCTATGAGCTCGGCGACCTGCTCGCCGAGACCGAGCGGTTCCCGGCCGGTGCCAGGCACAGCATCGTCGACATCGACCTCGACCGGATCTCCCAGGAACGGCTGCGGCAGGGCACGTTCGACGACAACCGGCGCACCCACGATGCCCGGGCCAGCGACTTCCGCGCGGTCGAGTTCGTGCTCGAGGCCCCGAGCGGTGACATCGGCCTGCGCCGACACCTCGACCGGTTCCCGTTCGTCCCCGATGACCCGGAGCGGTTGGCCCAGGACTGCTACGAGGCCTACAACATCCAGGTCTCCGGGCTCGAGCAGCGTCTGCGCGCCATCGGCGGAGACTCTTGGCAGCCCAAGGTCGTGATCGGACTCTCCGGCGGCCTCGACTCCACCCACGCCTTGATCGTGGCGGCCAAGGCGATGGACCGGCTCGGCCGTCCGCGCAGCGACATCCAGGGCATCACCATGCCGGGCTTCGCGACCGGTGAGAAGACCAAGTCCTATGCCACCCGGCTGGCCAACTCCCTGGGGATCAGCTTCGAGGAGATCGACATCCGCCCGGCCGCGACCCAGATGCTCGCCGACCTCGACCACCCGTTCGCCGAGGGCGAGAAGGTCTATGACGTCACCTTCGAGAACGTCCAGGCAGGCCTGCGCACCGACTACCTGTTCCGGTTGGCCAACCACCGCGGCGGGATCGTGCTCGGCACCGGCGACCTGTCCGAGCTGGCGCTGGGCTGGTGCACCTATGGCGTGGGCGACCAGATGTCGCACTACAACGTGAACCCCGGCGTGCCCAAGACCCTGGTGCAGCACCTGATCCGCTGGGTCATCGAGAGCGACCAGTTCGGCGCGGACGACGCCAGCGGCGAGACCAATGCCGTGCTCCGCGAGATCCTCGAGCAGGAGATCACTCCCGAGCTGATCCCGACCGAGGAGGGCGAGAAGCCCCAGGCCACCGAGGACTCGGTCGGCCCCTATTCGCTCCAGGACTTCACGCTCTACCACGTGATCCGTCGCGGCTTCAGGCCCTCCAAGATCGCCTTCCTGGCCTGGCACGCGTGGCGTGACACCGAGGTCGGCGAATGGCCTCCCGGCTTCCCCGAGGCGCGGCGTACGTCGTACGAGCTCGCCGAGGTCAGGCAGTGGCTCGAGGTCTTCATCAAGCGGTTCTTCGCCTCGCAGTTCAAGCGCTCCGCGCTGCCCAACGGGCCCAAGGTCAGCCCCGGCGGCACGATGTCTCCGCGTGGTGACTGGCGGATGCCCTCGGACGCCGCCCCGACGGCATGGCTGGCCGAGCTGGAGAACGTGCCGCGCGAGTGA
- the panB gene encoding 3-methyl-2-oxobutanoate hydroxymethyltransferase: MSEKNAEVAAPYGGGAKDSSAAGGQASPAPVKRVRTHHLREMKQRGEKVTMLTAYDMYTAQTFDEAGVDMLLVGDSASNNVLGNETSLPITVDELIPLTRAVANSARRAMVVADLPFGSYQASPEQGYLTAVRFMKEAGAHCVKLEGGAEMAPVITKLVQGGIPVVAHIGFTPQSEHTLGGYRVQGRGEAADRVKADARAVQEAGAFAVVMEMVPGDVAGEISRELDIVTIGIGAGNQTDGQVLVWQDAFGLRTGRMAKFVKQYADVHGVLLSAAKDYVADVQGSTFPGPEHTF; this comes from the coding sequence ATGAGCGAGAAGAACGCAGAAGTTGCCGCGCCGTACGGCGGTGGCGCGAAGGACTCGAGCGCGGCAGGCGGCCAGGCCAGCCCCGCACCGGTCAAGCGGGTCCGCACCCACCACCTGCGCGAGATGAAGCAGCGTGGCGAGAAAGTAACCATGCTGACCGCCTACGACATGTACACCGCGCAGACCTTCGACGAGGCCGGCGTGGACATGCTCCTGGTCGGTGACAGCGCCTCGAACAACGTGCTCGGCAACGAGACCTCGCTCCCGATCACGGTCGACGAGCTCATCCCGCTGACCCGCGCCGTGGCCAATTCCGCCAGGCGCGCGATGGTGGTGGCGGACCTGCCGTTCGGCTCCTACCAGGCCTCTCCCGAGCAGGGCTATCTGACCGCGGTCCGGTTCATGAAGGAGGCCGGCGCGCACTGCGTCAAGCTCGAGGGCGGCGCCGAGATGGCGCCGGTGATCACCAAGCTCGTCCAGGGCGGCATCCCCGTGGTGGCACACATCGGCTTCACCCCGCAGAGCGAGCACACCCTGGGTGGCTATCGCGTCCAGGGTCGTGGCGAGGCCGCCGATCGGGTCAAGGCAGACGCGCGCGCGGTCCAGGAGGCGGGTGCCTTCGCCGTGGTCATGGAGATGGTCCCCGGTGACGTCGCCGGTGAGATCTCCCGCGAGCTCGACATCGTCACGATCGGCATCGGCGCCGGCAACCAGACCGACGGTCAGGTGCTGGTCTGGCAGGACGCCTTCGGCCTGCGCACGGGTCGGATGGCCAAGTTCGTCAAGCAGTACGCCGACGTGCACGGCGTACTGCTCTCGGCTGCCAAGGACTATGTGGCCGACGTGCAGGGCAGCACGTTCCCGGGCCCCGAGCACACCTTCTGA
- a CDS encoding Nif3-like dinuclear metal center hexameric protein: MTTLAEVVELLHGWFPPSTAEGWDAVGLVHGDPTATVKKVLFAVDPTEEVAQEAADWGADLLVVHHPLFLKPVHGFTTTTAKGRTLATLAKAGCALLTAHTNADQAAGGVSESLALALGMTDLEPIIATATAPMDKIVVFAPHDAAAPVRAAIADAGAGAIGNYDHCTFSSEGQGRFRPLEGADPTIGTIGDVAVVDEHRIEAILPRSLRRQVVAAMLASHPYEQPAYDIIELADPGVGTVGTGRIGLVEPTTLRDFAQVVAEALPATEQGVRVSGDPERVVRRVALCGGAGDFLLDRLAGSDADVYLTSDLRHHPAAEFVEKGGPALIDVAHWAAESTWLPVVSARLHEALGDTVEPRVSTVRTDPWTFRI, translated from the coding sequence CGGCCTGGTGCACGGAGACCCCACAGCAACGGTGAAGAAGGTCCTGTTCGCCGTCGATCCCACCGAGGAGGTGGCCCAGGAGGCCGCCGACTGGGGCGCCGACCTGCTCGTCGTACACCACCCGCTGTTCCTCAAGCCCGTGCACGGCTTCACGACGACGACGGCGAAGGGCCGCACCCTGGCCACCCTGGCCAAGGCCGGGTGCGCACTGCTCACCGCGCACACCAACGCCGACCAGGCCGCCGGGGGCGTCTCGGAGTCACTCGCACTGGCGCTCGGGATGACCGACCTCGAGCCGATCATCGCCACCGCAACCGCCCCGATGGACAAGATCGTGGTCTTCGCGCCGCACGACGCTGCGGCGCCGGTCCGGGCGGCGATCGCGGACGCCGGTGCCGGGGCGATCGGCAACTACGACCACTGCACGTTCTCCAGCGAGGGTCAGGGCCGGTTCCGTCCCCTCGAGGGAGCCGACCCCACGATCGGCACCATCGGGGACGTGGCCGTCGTCGACGAGCATCGGATCGAGGCGATCCTTCCGCGCAGCCTGCGTCGCCAGGTGGTCGCGGCGATGCTCGCCAGCCATCCCTACGAGCAGCCGGCCTACGACATCATCGAGCTCGCGGACCCCGGGGTCGGCACGGTCGGCACCGGCCGGATCGGCCTCGTCGAGCCGACCACGCTGCGCGACTTCGCGCAGGTCGTGGCAGAGGCCCTTCCCGCCACCGAGCAGGGCGTCCGGGTCAGCGGGGACCCGGAGCGCGTCGTACGCCGTGTCGCGCTGTGTGGCGGCGCGGGCGACTTCCTGCTCGATCGGCTCGCCGGCAGCGACGCGGACGTCTACCTGACCAGTGATCTGCGGCACCATCCGGCGGCCGAGTTCGTCGAGAAGGGCGGTCCGGCACTGATCGACGTGGCGCACTGGGCCGCGGAGTCGACCTGGCTCCCGGTGGTCTCGGCGCGGCTGCACGAGGCACTGGGGGATACGGTGGAGCCCCGCGTGAGCACCGTTCGCACGGACCCATGGACATTCCGCATCTGA
- the yaaA gene encoding peroxide stress protein YaaA: MPITLSMSGPAVTGATARAADLPYPDPVLILLPPSEGKAAPTRGKSLDLSSLGAPGLTDARATVIGSLVELCSNGGEPGTPATDEDRVEQAVQVLGLGATQLDLVALNARLETAPTARADHVYTGVLFDALGFATLSTAAKRRATARVAITSSLFGFVRPSDHIPSYRLSGDATLPGLGSVAGFWREHLPAAAHEMVGDGLLVDLRSGMYAAFWRPEPELAPRVATVRVLHEHNGTRKVVSHFNKATKGRIVRQLLEDGGKPRTPARFADQLRDLGWKVEQGEATKKGTQLDVIVDEV; this comes from the coding sequence ATGCCCATCACACTATCCATGTCGGGCCCAGCGGTGACCGGGGCCACGGCGCGCGCCGCAGATCTCCCCTACCCTGACCCGGTGCTGATCCTCCTTCCGCCCAGCGAGGGCAAGGCCGCGCCCACGCGCGGCAAGTCCTTGGACCTCTCCAGCCTGGGCGCTCCCGGCCTCACCGACGCCCGCGCCACCGTGATCGGCTCGCTGGTCGAGCTGTGCAGCAACGGAGGCGAGCCGGGGACCCCGGCCACCGACGAGGACCGGGTCGAACAGGCCGTCCAGGTGCTCGGCCTCGGCGCCACCCAGCTGGACCTGGTCGCGTTGAACGCTCGCCTCGAGACTGCCCCGACGGCGCGCGCCGACCACGTCTACACCGGCGTACTCTTCGACGCGCTCGGCTTCGCCACCCTCTCCACCGCGGCCAAGCGCCGGGCCACCGCCCGCGTCGCGATCACCTCGTCGCTGTTCGGCTTCGTCCGCCCGAGCGACCACATCCCGTCCTACCGGCTCTCCGGGGACGCCACCCTGCCCGGCCTCGGCTCGGTGGCCGGGTTCTGGCGCGAGCACCTGCCCGCCGCTGCCCACGAGATGGTCGGCGACGGTCTGCTGGTCGACCTCAGGTCCGGGATGTACGCCGCGTTCTGGCGCCCCGAGCCCGAGCTCGCGCCCCGGGTGGCCACGGTCCGCGTCCTGCACGAGCACAACGGCACCCGCAAGGTGGTCAGCCACTTCAACAAGGCCACCAAGGGCCGCATCGTGCGTCAGCTGCTGGAGGACGGCGGGAAGCCGCGGACGCCGGCGCGTTTTGCCGACCAGCTGCGCGACCTCGGCTGGAAGGTCGAGCAGGGCGAGGCCACCAAGAAGGGCACCCAGCTCGACGTCATCGTCGACGAGGTCTGA
- a CDS encoding zinc ribbon domain-containing protein translates to MDSRIAQGRHQLRALPQIGEIAALESSRRDLDNRARDAKIRVDDLAKEQKRAERDVEQVKTRRERDRGRMEQGLITNPKDLQNMSHELESLERRITSLEDTELEIMERLEEAQAELTRAQDEQQHIESRLGELAAARDEAAAAISKDLEAATSERVTALEGIPENLLALYERIREKQSVGAAELRARQCGGCQLRLNPADLAVIAKAPIDEVVRCEECSRILVRTAESGL, encoded by the coding sequence GTGGACTCCCGCATCGCGCAGGGACGCCACCAGTTGCGCGCCCTGCCCCAGATCGGCGAGATCGCCGCGCTCGAGTCGAGCCGTCGGGATCTCGACAACAGGGCCCGTGACGCGAAGATCCGCGTCGACGACCTGGCCAAGGAGCAGAAGCGCGCCGAACGCGACGTCGAGCAGGTCAAGACGCGTCGCGAGCGGGACCGGGGCCGGATGGAGCAGGGGCTGATCACCAACCCCAAGGATCTCCAGAACATGTCCCACGAGCTGGAGTCGCTCGAGCGCCGGATCACCTCGCTCGAGGACACCGAGCTGGAGATCATGGAGCGCCTCGAGGAGGCACAGGCCGAACTCACCCGTGCTCAGGACGAGCAGCAGCACATCGAGAGCCGTTTGGGCGAGCTCGCCGCAGCGCGCGACGAGGCCGCCGCTGCGATCAGCAAGGACCTCGAGGCGGCGACGTCCGAACGGGTCACTGCGCTCGAGGGGATCCCCGAAAACCTGCTCGCACTCTATGAGCGGATCCGGGAGAAGCAGAGCGTCGGCGCGGCCGAGCTGCGTGCCCGCCAGTGCGGCGGCTGCCAGCTGCGCCTCAACCCGGCCGACCTGGCCGTGATCGCCAAGGCGCCGATCGACGAGGTCGTGCGCTGCGAGGAGTGCTCGCGGATCCTGGTCCGGACCGCGGAGTCCGGCCTGTGA
- a CDS encoding histidine phosphatase family protein: MSSGPSGTGAGGQPLEDPRPDSLIEAIEDPTEAPLADESVAQPAPARGWSPAGPPPTTLVLIRHGVTPHTVDKRFSGGLASANPGLSDLGREQVRATAEWLQNMHLDAVIASPVRRTLESAEIIAEVLGHDLETEAGFAEMEFGDWDGMTFGEVAEKHQADLDAWLGSVDVAPPGGESMRAVQARVLAGLDRTLAAHTGRTIAVVSHVTPIKTLVSHAVQAPLDSLFRMELTPASVSVVSFHENSGRNGDERVGSLRLFNARPGDEILPPARF, encoded by the coding sequence GTGAGCTCGGGTCCTTCCGGGACGGGTGCTGGGGGCCAACCTCTGGAGGACCCGCGTCCCGATTCGCTGATCGAGGCGATCGAGGACCCGACCGAGGCGCCGCTCGCCGACGAGTCAGTCGCGCAGCCGGCTCCGGCCCGCGGCTGGTCCCCGGCCGGCCCGCCCCCGACCACCCTGGTCCTGATCCGCCACGGGGTCACCCCGCACACCGTGGACAAGCGGTTCTCCGGCGGCCTGGCCAGCGCGAACCCCGGCCTCTCCGACCTCGGCCGCGAGCAGGTGCGTGCCACTGCGGAGTGGTTGCAGAACATGCACCTCGACGCCGTGATCGCCTCGCCGGTACGTCGTACCCTCGAGTCCGCCGAGATCATCGCCGAGGTGCTCGGTCACGACCTCGAGACCGAGGCCGGCTTCGCCGAGATGGAGTTCGGCGACTGGGACGGAATGACCTTCGGTGAGGTGGCCGAGAAGCACCAGGCCGACCTTGACGCATGGCTCGGTTCGGTCGACGTCGCACCGCCCGGTGGCGAGTCGATGCGCGCCGTGCAGGCTCGCGTCCTGGCGGGGCTCGACCGGACCCTGGCCGCACACACCGGCCGGACCATCGCGGTGGTCAGCCACGTCACCCCGATCAAGACCCTGGTCTCGCACGCGGTCCAGGCTCCGTTGGACTCGCTGTTCCGGATGGAGCTCACCCCGGCCTCGGTCAGCGTGGTGTCGTTCCACGAGAACAGCGGACGCAACGGCGACGAGCGGGTCGGCTCGCTGCGGCTCTTCAACGCCCGTCCCGGCGACGAGATCCTGCCGCCGGCACGCTTCTGA